In the Gossypium raimondii isolate GPD5lz chromosome 9, ASM2569854v1, whole genome shotgun sequence genome, one interval contains:
- the LOC105799986 gene encoding uncharacterized protein LOC105799986 isoform X1 has translation MDHRMVAGKKQQNFIVNGTAPPIPNAANCVVATRNLRKNQLGGVIFGCKNTTYKECLFKQLFGLPAQHFSYVKNIDPGLPLFLFNYSERKLHGIFEAASHGQMNINPYGWTTDGSEKTQYPAQVQICVRMQCQPLLEEQFRPIISDNYYCRNHFWFELDHVQTNNLMSLLASLAVSPSTYMPQNMAKWRNIFLPLPSSGTKKEDEGFRLLAPEMEQTNHTSGKWEADVFFDDIKVADDGWKFSASEVEHFSQSSSKSESTDCAPFDSLETNVEPKTTGQGEKDLILIKLKELAQKRKDQDVSLMDNVEDSTVMKEAHIEDRVLLREQTDLAQRKEDGACSSSGCQSSISKLIQEVEELRTFKAEQCGKMIQMEQKLIAAEMEIQQLKDRCQKLESLSSHSVEHVNEVEIEPAEELQLDPTKSIFLVGGYNGQLWLSTLDSYFPSDDVIKSVQPMSSVRSYASAVQLNDELYVFGGGDGYSWYDTVESYNPSSDQWTPCPSLKERKGSLAGAALGGKIFAIGGGNGIQCFSDVEMLDLILGRWISTRSMLQKRFALAAVELNGAIYATGGYDGNDYLKSAERFDPREHSWTKIASMSTKRGCHSLVVLDEKLYAIGGFDGTKMVPSVEIYDPRMGSWMSGEPINQARGYAAAAVVEGSIYVIGGVRAGEDIVDLVECYEEGGGWQLKTSTAVGKRCFLSAVIFK, from the exons ATGGATCACAGAATGGTGGCGGGcaagaaacaacaaaatttcataGTTAATGGAACTGCCCCTCCTATTCCAAATGCGGCCAACTGTGTTGTGGCTACCAGAAATCTAAGGAAGAATCAACTTGGTGGTGTCATATTCGGGTGCAAGAACACCACCTACAAAGAGTGTCTTTTCAAACAGCTTTTTG GCTTACCTGCTCAACACTTTTCGTATGTGAAGAACATTGATCCAGGATTACCATTATTTCTGTTCAACTACAGTGAGCGAAAACTACATGGAATCTTTGAGGCTGCTAGCCATGGTCAGATGAACATTAATCCTTATGGATGGACAACTGACGGTTCAGAGAAAACACAATATCCTGCACAA GTTCAGATTTGTGTTCGAATGCAGTGCCAACCATTGCTTGAAGAACAGTTTAGACCTATTATTTCAGACAATTACTACTGCCGCAATCATTTCTGGTTTGAGCTAGATCATGTTCAAACGAATAACTTAATGTCCTTATTGGCATCATTAGCAGTTTCTCCAAGCACTTATATGCCTCAAAATATGGCAAAGTGGAGAAATATTTTCCTGCCTCTTCCTTCATCTGGCACAAAAAAGGAAGATGAAGGGTTTAGACTACTTGCTCCTGAGATGGAGCAAACTAATCATACAAGTGGAAAGTGGGAAGCAGATGTTTTCTTTGATGACATAAAAGTAGCAGATGATGGATGGAAGTTCTCAGCTTCAGAGGTTGAGCATTTTAGTCAGTCGAGTAGTAAATCAGAGTCTACTGACTGTGCTCCTTTTGATTCACTGGAAACTAATGTAGAGCCAAAGACTACAGGACAAGGAGAGAAAGATCTTATACTAATTAAACTGAAAGAACTggctcaaaaacgtaaagatcAAGATGTTTCTTTGATGGATAATGTGGAAGATTCCACAGTTATGAAAGAGGCACACATTGAAGATAGGGTTTTGTTAAGGGAGCAAACAGATTTGGCGCAGAGGAAGGAAGATGGTGCTTGTTCATCATCTGGTTGTCAATCCAGTATATCTAAG TTGATCCAAGAGGTGGAAGAGCTAAGGACATTTAAAGCAGAACAATGTGGGAAGATGATTCAAATGGAGCAAAAACTG ATTGCAGCGGAAATGGAAATTCAACAGCTAAAAGATCGTTGCCAGAAGTTGGAATCTTTGTCCAGTCATTCTGTAGAACATGTTAATGAAGTGGAAATTGAACCTGCTGAGGAGCTGCAATTGGATCCTACTAAGTCAATATTTTTAGTGGGAGGATACAACGGTCAATTATGGTTATCAACACTGGATTCTTACTTCCCATCTGACGATGTGATAAAATCTGTTCAGCCAATGAGTTCTGTGCGTTCATATGCTTCAGCTGTACAGTTGAATGATGAGCTCTATGTCTTTGGTGGTGGTGATGGTTATTCATGGTATGATACAG TTGAATCATACAACCCATCAAGTGATCAGTGGACACCCTGCCCTTCCCTAAAGGAGCGAAAGGGAAGCTTAGCTGGTGCTGCATTGGGTGGCAAAATCTTTGCCATTGGTGGTGGGAATGGGATTCAATGCTTTTCAGATGTCGAAATGCTTGACTTAATTCTAGGACGTTGGATCAGCACGCGTTCAATGCTACAAAAG CGATTTGCTCTTGCTGCTGTGGAACTTAATGGCGCAATTTATGCCACTGGTGGATATGATGGGAATGATTACCTGAA GTCTGCAGAAAGATTTGATCCCAGAGAGCATTCATGGACTAAAATCGCAAGTATGAGCACGAAGAGGGGCTGCCATTCACTGGTGGTTCTGGATGAAAAACT ATATGCTATTGGTGGTTTTGATGGTACAAAAATGGTTCCAAGTGTTGAAATATATGACCCACGTATGGGATCATGGATGAGTGGAGAGCCAATTAACCAGGCAAGGGGATATGCAGCTGCTGCTGTTGTTGAAGGATCAATATATGTAATTGGAGGTGTAAGAGCTGGTGAAGACATCGTAGACTTG GTAGAATGTTACGAAGAGGGTGGGGGTTGGCAATTGAAAACTAGCACGGCTGTTGGCAAAAGGTGCTTTTTGTCAGCCGTTATTTTCAAGTGA
- the LOC105799986 gene encoding uncharacterized protein LOC105799986 isoform X2 has product MVAGKKQQNFIVNGTAPPIPNAANCVVATRNLRKNQLGGVIFGCKNTTYKECLFKQLFGLPAQHFSYVKNIDPGLPLFLFNYSERKLHGIFEAASHGQMNINPYGWTTDGSEKTQYPAQVQICVRMQCQPLLEEQFRPIISDNYYCRNHFWFELDHVQTNNLMSLLASLAVSPSTYMPQNMAKWRNIFLPLPSSGTKKEDEGFRLLAPEMEQTNHTSGKWEADVFFDDIKVADDGWKFSASEVEHFSQSSSKSESTDCAPFDSLETNVEPKTTGQGEKDLILIKLKELAQKRKDQDVSLMDNVEDSTVMKEAHIEDRVLLREQTDLAQRKEDGACSSSGCQSSISKLIQEVEELRTFKAEQCGKMIQMEQKLIAAEMEIQQLKDRCQKLESLSSHSVEHVNEVEIEPAEELQLDPTKSIFLVGGYNGQLWLSTLDSYFPSDDVIKSVQPMSSVRSYASAVQLNDELYVFGGGDGYSWYDTVESYNPSSDQWTPCPSLKERKGSLAGAALGGKIFAIGGGNGIQCFSDVEMLDLILGRWISTRSMLQKRFALAAVELNGAIYATGGYDGNDYLKSAERFDPREHSWTKIASMSTKRGCHSLVVLDEKLYAIGGFDGTKMVPSVEIYDPRMGSWMSGEPINQARGYAAAAVVEGSIYVIGGVRAGEDIVDLVECYEEGGGWQLKTSTAVGKRCFLSAVIFK; this is encoded by the exons ATGGTGGCGGGcaagaaacaacaaaatttcataGTTAATGGAACTGCCCCTCCTATTCCAAATGCGGCCAACTGTGTTGTGGCTACCAGAAATCTAAGGAAGAATCAACTTGGTGGTGTCATATTCGGGTGCAAGAACACCACCTACAAAGAGTGTCTTTTCAAACAGCTTTTTG GCTTACCTGCTCAACACTTTTCGTATGTGAAGAACATTGATCCAGGATTACCATTATTTCTGTTCAACTACAGTGAGCGAAAACTACATGGAATCTTTGAGGCTGCTAGCCATGGTCAGATGAACATTAATCCTTATGGATGGACAACTGACGGTTCAGAGAAAACACAATATCCTGCACAA GTTCAGATTTGTGTTCGAATGCAGTGCCAACCATTGCTTGAAGAACAGTTTAGACCTATTATTTCAGACAATTACTACTGCCGCAATCATTTCTGGTTTGAGCTAGATCATGTTCAAACGAATAACTTAATGTCCTTATTGGCATCATTAGCAGTTTCTCCAAGCACTTATATGCCTCAAAATATGGCAAAGTGGAGAAATATTTTCCTGCCTCTTCCTTCATCTGGCACAAAAAAGGAAGATGAAGGGTTTAGACTACTTGCTCCTGAGATGGAGCAAACTAATCATACAAGTGGAAAGTGGGAAGCAGATGTTTTCTTTGATGACATAAAAGTAGCAGATGATGGATGGAAGTTCTCAGCTTCAGAGGTTGAGCATTTTAGTCAGTCGAGTAGTAAATCAGAGTCTACTGACTGTGCTCCTTTTGATTCACTGGAAACTAATGTAGAGCCAAAGACTACAGGACAAGGAGAGAAAGATCTTATACTAATTAAACTGAAAGAACTggctcaaaaacgtaaagatcAAGATGTTTCTTTGATGGATAATGTGGAAGATTCCACAGTTATGAAAGAGGCACACATTGAAGATAGGGTTTTGTTAAGGGAGCAAACAGATTTGGCGCAGAGGAAGGAAGATGGTGCTTGTTCATCATCTGGTTGTCAATCCAGTATATCTAAG TTGATCCAAGAGGTGGAAGAGCTAAGGACATTTAAAGCAGAACAATGTGGGAAGATGATTCAAATGGAGCAAAAACTG ATTGCAGCGGAAATGGAAATTCAACAGCTAAAAGATCGTTGCCAGAAGTTGGAATCTTTGTCCAGTCATTCTGTAGAACATGTTAATGAAGTGGAAATTGAACCTGCTGAGGAGCTGCAATTGGATCCTACTAAGTCAATATTTTTAGTGGGAGGATACAACGGTCAATTATGGTTATCAACACTGGATTCTTACTTCCCATCTGACGATGTGATAAAATCTGTTCAGCCAATGAGTTCTGTGCGTTCATATGCTTCAGCTGTACAGTTGAATGATGAGCTCTATGTCTTTGGTGGTGGTGATGGTTATTCATGGTATGATACAG TTGAATCATACAACCCATCAAGTGATCAGTGGACACCCTGCCCTTCCCTAAAGGAGCGAAAGGGAAGCTTAGCTGGTGCTGCATTGGGTGGCAAAATCTTTGCCATTGGTGGTGGGAATGGGATTCAATGCTTTTCAGATGTCGAAATGCTTGACTTAATTCTAGGACGTTGGATCAGCACGCGTTCAATGCTACAAAAG CGATTTGCTCTTGCTGCTGTGGAACTTAATGGCGCAATTTATGCCACTGGTGGATATGATGGGAATGATTACCTGAA GTCTGCAGAAAGATTTGATCCCAGAGAGCATTCATGGACTAAAATCGCAAGTATGAGCACGAAGAGGGGCTGCCATTCACTGGTGGTTCTGGATGAAAAACT ATATGCTATTGGTGGTTTTGATGGTACAAAAATGGTTCCAAGTGTTGAAATATATGACCCACGTATGGGATCATGGATGAGTGGAGAGCCAATTAACCAGGCAAGGGGATATGCAGCTGCTGCTGTTGTTGAAGGATCAATATATGTAATTGGAGGTGTAAGAGCTGGTGAAGACATCGTAGACTTG GTAGAATGTTACGAAGAGGGTGGGGGTTGGCAATTGAAAACTAGCACGGCTGTTGGCAAAAGGTGCTTTTTGTCAGCCGTTATTTTCAAGTGA
- the LOC105799986 gene encoding uncharacterized protein LOC105799986 isoform X4 gives MDHRMVAGKKQQNFIVNGTAPPIPNAANCVVATRNLRKNQLGGVIFGCKNTTYKECLFKQLFGLPAQHFSYVKNIDPGLPLFLFNYSERKLHGIFEAASHGQMNINPYGWTTDGSEKTQYPAQVQICVRMQCQPLLEEQFRPIISDNYYCRNHFWFELDHVQTNNLMSLLASLAVSPSTYMPQNMAKWRNIFLPLPSSGTKKEDEGFRLLAPEMEQTNHTSGKWEADVFFDDIKVADDGWKFSASEVEHFSQSSSKSESTDCAPFDSLETNVEPKTTGQGEKDLILIKLKELAQKRKDQDVSLMDNVEDSTVMKEAHIEDRVLLREQTDLAQRKEDGACSSSGCQSSISKLIQEVEELRTFKAEQCGKMIQMEQKLIAAEMEIQQLKDRCQKLESLSSHSVEHVNEVEIEPAEELQLDPTKSIFLVGGYNGQLWLSTLDSYFPSDDVIKSVQPMSSVRSYASAVQLNDELYVFGGGDGYSWYDTVESYNPSSDQWTPCPSLKERKGSLAGAALGGKIFAIGGGNGIQCFSDVEMLDLILGRWISTRSMLQKRFALAAVELNGAIYATGGYDGNDYLKSAERFDPREHSWTKIASMSTKRGCHSLVVLDEKL, from the exons ATGGATCACAGAATGGTGGCGGGcaagaaacaacaaaatttcataGTTAATGGAACTGCCCCTCCTATTCCAAATGCGGCCAACTGTGTTGTGGCTACCAGAAATCTAAGGAAGAATCAACTTGGTGGTGTCATATTCGGGTGCAAGAACACCACCTACAAAGAGTGTCTTTTCAAACAGCTTTTTG GCTTACCTGCTCAACACTTTTCGTATGTGAAGAACATTGATCCAGGATTACCATTATTTCTGTTCAACTACAGTGAGCGAAAACTACATGGAATCTTTGAGGCTGCTAGCCATGGTCAGATGAACATTAATCCTTATGGATGGACAACTGACGGTTCAGAGAAAACACAATATCCTGCACAA GTTCAGATTTGTGTTCGAATGCAGTGCCAACCATTGCTTGAAGAACAGTTTAGACCTATTATTTCAGACAATTACTACTGCCGCAATCATTTCTGGTTTGAGCTAGATCATGTTCAAACGAATAACTTAATGTCCTTATTGGCATCATTAGCAGTTTCTCCAAGCACTTATATGCCTCAAAATATGGCAAAGTGGAGAAATATTTTCCTGCCTCTTCCTTCATCTGGCACAAAAAAGGAAGATGAAGGGTTTAGACTACTTGCTCCTGAGATGGAGCAAACTAATCATACAAGTGGAAAGTGGGAAGCAGATGTTTTCTTTGATGACATAAAAGTAGCAGATGATGGATGGAAGTTCTCAGCTTCAGAGGTTGAGCATTTTAGTCAGTCGAGTAGTAAATCAGAGTCTACTGACTGTGCTCCTTTTGATTCACTGGAAACTAATGTAGAGCCAAAGACTACAGGACAAGGAGAGAAAGATCTTATACTAATTAAACTGAAAGAACTggctcaaaaacgtaaagatcAAGATGTTTCTTTGATGGATAATGTGGAAGATTCCACAGTTATGAAAGAGGCACACATTGAAGATAGGGTTTTGTTAAGGGAGCAAACAGATTTGGCGCAGAGGAAGGAAGATGGTGCTTGTTCATCATCTGGTTGTCAATCCAGTATATCTAAG TTGATCCAAGAGGTGGAAGAGCTAAGGACATTTAAAGCAGAACAATGTGGGAAGATGATTCAAATGGAGCAAAAACTG ATTGCAGCGGAAATGGAAATTCAACAGCTAAAAGATCGTTGCCAGAAGTTGGAATCTTTGTCCAGTCATTCTGTAGAACATGTTAATGAAGTGGAAATTGAACCTGCTGAGGAGCTGCAATTGGATCCTACTAAGTCAATATTTTTAGTGGGAGGATACAACGGTCAATTATGGTTATCAACACTGGATTCTTACTTCCCATCTGACGATGTGATAAAATCTGTTCAGCCAATGAGTTCTGTGCGTTCATATGCTTCAGCTGTACAGTTGAATGATGAGCTCTATGTCTTTGGTGGTGGTGATGGTTATTCATGGTATGATACAG TTGAATCATACAACCCATCAAGTGATCAGTGGACACCCTGCCCTTCCCTAAAGGAGCGAAAGGGAAGCTTAGCTGGTGCTGCATTGGGTGGCAAAATCTTTGCCATTGGTGGTGGGAATGGGATTCAATGCTTTTCAGATGTCGAAATGCTTGACTTAATTCTAGGACGTTGGATCAGCACGCGTTCAATGCTACAAAAG CGATTTGCTCTTGCTGCTGTGGAACTTAATGGCGCAATTTATGCCACTGGTGGATATGATGGGAATGATTACCTGAA GTCTGCAGAAAGATTTGATCCCAGAGAGCATTCATGGACTAAAATCGCAAGTATGAGCACGAAGAGGGGCTGCCATTCACTGGTGGTTCTGGATGAAAAACT ATAG
- the LOC105799986 gene encoding uncharacterized protein LOC105799986 isoform X3, whose translation MDHRMVAGKKQQNFIVNGTAPPIPNAANCVVATRNLRKNQLGGVIFGCKNTTYKECLFKQLFGLPAQHFSYVKNIDPGLPLFLFNYSERKLHGIFEAASHGQMNINPYGWTTDGSEKTQYPAQVQICVRMQCQPLLEEQFRPIISDNYYCRNHFWFELDHVQTNNLMSLLASLAVSPSTYMPQNMAKWRNIFLPLPSSGTKKEDEGFRLLAPEMEQTNHTSGKWEADVFFDDIKVADDGWKFSASEVEHFSQSSSKSESTDCAPFDSLETNVEPKTTGQGEKDLILIKLKELAQKRKDQDVSLMDNVEDSTVMKEAHIEDRVLLREQTDLAQRKEDGACSSSGCQSSISKLIQEVEELRTFKAEQCGKMIQMEQKLIAAEMEIQQLKDRCQKLESLSSHSVEHVNEVEIEPAEELQLDPTKSIFLVGGYNGQLWLSTLDSYFPSDDVIKSVQPMSSVRSYASAVQLNDELYVFGGGDGYSWYDTVESYNPSSDQWTPCPSLKERKGSLAGAALGGKIFAIGGGNGIQCFSDVEMLDLILGRWISTRSMLQKRFALAAVELNGAIYATGGYDGNDYLKSAERFDPREHSWTKIASMSTKRGCHSLVVLDEKLVEVISLSS comes from the exons ATGGATCACAGAATGGTGGCGGGcaagaaacaacaaaatttcataGTTAATGGAACTGCCCCTCCTATTCCAAATGCGGCCAACTGTGTTGTGGCTACCAGAAATCTAAGGAAGAATCAACTTGGTGGTGTCATATTCGGGTGCAAGAACACCACCTACAAAGAGTGTCTTTTCAAACAGCTTTTTG GCTTACCTGCTCAACACTTTTCGTATGTGAAGAACATTGATCCAGGATTACCATTATTTCTGTTCAACTACAGTGAGCGAAAACTACATGGAATCTTTGAGGCTGCTAGCCATGGTCAGATGAACATTAATCCTTATGGATGGACAACTGACGGTTCAGAGAAAACACAATATCCTGCACAA GTTCAGATTTGTGTTCGAATGCAGTGCCAACCATTGCTTGAAGAACAGTTTAGACCTATTATTTCAGACAATTACTACTGCCGCAATCATTTCTGGTTTGAGCTAGATCATGTTCAAACGAATAACTTAATGTCCTTATTGGCATCATTAGCAGTTTCTCCAAGCACTTATATGCCTCAAAATATGGCAAAGTGGAGAAATATTTTCCTGCCTCTTCCTTCATCTGGCACAAAAAAGGAAGATGAAGGGTTTAGACTACTTGCTCCTGAGATGGAGCAAACTAATCATACAAGTGGAAAGTGGGAAGCAGATGTTTTCTTTGATGACATAAAAGTAGCAGATGATGGATGGAAGTTCTCAGCTTCAGAGGTTGAGCATTTTAGTCAGTCGAGTAGTAAATCAGAGTCTACTGACTGTGCTCCTTTTGATTCACTGGAAACTAATGTAGAGCCAAAGACTACAGGACAAGGAGAGAAAGATCTTATACTAATTAAACTGAAAGAACTggctcaaaaacgtaaagatcAAGATGTTTCTTTGATGGATAATGTGGAAGATTCCACAGTTATGAAAGAGGCACACATTGAAGATAGGGTTTTGTTAAGGGAGCAAACAGATTTGGCGCAGAGGAAGGAAGATGGTGCTTGTTCATCATCTGGTTGTCAATCCAGTATATCTAAG TTGATCCAAGAGGTGGAAGAGCTAAGGACATTTAAAGCAGAACAATGTGGGAAGATGATTCAAATGGAGCAAAAACTG ATTGCAGCGGAAATGGAAATTCAACAGCTAAAAGATCGTTGCCAGAAGTTGGAATCTTTGTCCAGTCATTCTGTAGAACATGTTAATGAAGTGGAAATTGAACCTGCTGAGGAGCTGCAATTGGATCCTACTAAGTCAATATTTTTAGTGGGAGGATACAACGGTCAATTATGGTTATCAACACTGGATTCTTACTTCCCATCTGACGATGTGATAAAATCTGTTCAGCCAATGAGTTCTGTGCGTTCATATGCTTCAGCTGTACAGTTGAATGATGAGCTCTATGTCTTTGGTGGTGGTGATGGTTATTCATGGTATGATACAG TTGAATCATACAACCCATCAAGTGATCAGTGGACACCCTGCCCTTCCCTAAAGGAGCGAAAGGGAAGCTTAGCTGGTGCTGCATTGGGTGGCAAAATCTTTGCCATTGGTGGTGGGAATGGGATTCAATGCTTTTCAGATGTCGAAATGCTTGACTTAATTCTAGGACGTTGGATCAGCACGCGTTCAATGCTACAAAAG CGATTTGCTCTTGCTGCTGTGGAACTTAATGGCGCAATTTATGCCACTGGTGGATATGATGGGAATGATTACCTGAA GTCTGCAGAAAGATTTGATCCCAGAGAGCATTCATGGACTAAAATCGCAAGTATGAGCACGAAGAGGGGCTGCCATTCACTGGTGGTTCTGGATGAAAAACT AGTAGAAGTGATTTCACTATCTTCCTAA
- the LOC105799987 gene encoding patellin-6: MEKASSPEASPKPHHKKSFVTTLMEAATLRSPSFKEDTYFISHLKSSEKKSLQELKDKLTASLGPDGQCTMWGIPLLSGDEKADVILLKFLRARDFKVSDSFHMLEKCLAWRKEFKADSVAEEELGLEELEGVVAYMHGYDREGHPVCYNAYGVFRDKDMCERMFGDEEKLSKFLRWRVQVMERGINLLHFKPGGINSIIQVTDLKDMPKRDLRVVSNQILSLFQDNYPEMVARKIFINVPWYFSVLYSMFSPFLTQRTKSKFVISRQGYAAETLYKFIRPEDVPVQYGGLSRTNDSQNGPPKPASEFTVKGGEKVNIQIEGIEGGATITWDLVVGGWDLEYSAEFVPNAEGSYTIAVEKVRKLSPWEEAIHNSFTSREAGKMILSVDNTASRRKKVAAYRYIVRKSCLD; the protein is encoded by the exons ATGGAGAAAGCATCCTCACCAGAGGCCTCTCCCAAGCCTCACCACAAGAAAAGCTTTGTTACTACTTTAATGGAAGCTGCCACTCTCCGCTCTCCTTCTTTTAAGGAAGATACCTACTTCATCTCCCATTTGAAGTCTTCCGAGAAGAAGTCCTTGCAAGAACTCAAGGACAAGCTTACGGCTTCTCTTGGCCCCGACGGCCAATGCACCATGTGGGGCATCCCTCTTCTCTCCGGTGACGAAAAAGCCGATGTCATTTTGCTCAAGTTCTTGCGAGCTAGGGACTTCAAGGTCTCCGACTCCTTTCACATGTTGGAGAAATGTCTTGCCTGGAGAAAAGAGTTCAAGGCAGACAGTGTGGCGGAGGAGGAGTTGGGGTTGGAGGAGCTGGAGGGAGTGGTTGCTTATATGCATGGCTATGACAGAGAAGGCCACCCTGTTTGCTACAATGCCTATGGGGTTTTTAGAGACAAGGACATGTGTGAGAGAATGTTTGGGGATGAAGAGAAGCTGAGCAAGTTCCTGAGATGGAGAGTTCAAGTTATGGAGAGAGGAATCAATCTGCTGCATTTCAAGCCTGGTGGGATCAACTCTATTATTCAGGTCACCGATCTCAAAGACATGCCCAAAAGAGACCTCAGGGTCGTTTCTAATCAGATCCTCTCTCTCTTTCAAGATAATTACCCTGAAATGGTTGCTCGTAAG ATTTTCATCAATGTCCCATGGTACTTCAGTGTGCTGTATTCAATGTTCAGTCCATTTCTAACTCAGCGAACTAAGAGCAAGTTCGTGATCTCCAGACAAGGATATGCAGCTGAAACACTCTACAA GTTTATAAGACCCGAGGATGTTCCAGTACAATACGGAGGGCTGAGTCGAACCAATGATTCGCAGAACGGTCCTCCGAAACCAGCCTCGGAGTTCACAGTGAAAGGAGGAGAGAAAGTGAACATTCAAATAGAAGGAATTGAG GGAGGTGCAACCATAACATGGGATCTGGTAGTAGGAGGGTGGGACTTGGAGTACAGTGCGGAGTTCGTGCCCAATGCGGAAGGCAGCTACACCATTGCAGTGGAGAAGGTCAGAAAATTGAGTCCATGGGAAGAGGCCATTCATAACTCTTTCACATCAAGAGAAGCTGGCAAAATGATACTTTCTGTGGATAATACAGCTTCAAGGAGAAAAAAGGTTGCTGCTTATCGCTATATTGTCCGCAAATCATGCCTGGATTAG
- the LOC105799988 gene encoding probable protein phosphatase 2C 65 → MGACCTTHIKYQGRHHAQDDLAKKEDKGHQQDLTTTGHNGAIVRLQGSSSFISMYTRKGKKGINQDAMTVWENFMGEKKSFFCGVFDGHGPLGHKVSRHVRDTLPFKLSSIIKTSQPNGCTENDAAASAGQSYGKIDSNGVNKDRFSSWEARLIRAFKESDEELNSGLSFNSYNSGSTAVTIVKQDEHLIISNLGDSRAILCTRGNKNRLIPIQLTVDLKPRLPDEAERIEKCGGRVFAMDEEPHVLRVWAPDQDSPGLAMTRAFGDFCLKDYGLSSIPEVSYRRLTNNDEFVVLATDGVWDVLTNKEVITIVASVKKQSAAAKVLVYYAVQAWKSRYPGSQVDDCAVICLFLKEQPLVSKSLYDQDHDHDHDYDMSKCGGSQLDFADSNICRDKKAEEGETVINCDFTMDKSIEQRD, encoded by the exons ATGGGTGCCTGCTGTACTACACATATCAAGTACCAAGGTAGACACCATGCCCAAGACGATTTGGCGAAGAAAGAAGATAAGGGTCATCAGCAGGATCTTACCACTACCGGACATAATGGAGCCATTGTCAGATTGCAGGGTTCCTCTTCCTTCATATCTATGTACACCCGCAAGGGAAAGAAAGGGATCAATCAGGACGCCATGACCGTTTGGGAG AACTTTATGGGGGAGAAGAAATCGTTCTTCTGCGGTGTATTTGATGGTCATGGTCCGTTAGGTCACAAGGTTTCACGCCATGTACGTGACACCTTGCCCTTCAAGCTTTCTTCAATCATCAAAACGTCACAACCTAATGGTTGCACAGAAAATGATGCAGCTGCTAGCGCTGGACAAAGTTATGGTAAAATTGATAGCAATGGTGTTAACAAGGATAGATTTTCTTCTTGGGAAGCACGTTTAATTAGAGCTTTCAAAGAATCAGATGAAGAACTTAACTCCGGACTGTCCTTTAATAGTTACAACAGCGGTTCCACAGCTGTAACTATTGTTAAGCAG GATGAGCACTTGATAATTTCAAACCTGGGGGACTCTCGGGCAATTCTTTGCACTAGAGGCAATAAAAATCGACTCATTCCTATTCAACTCACAGTCGACTTAAAACCTCGTTTACCAG ATGAAGCTGAAAGAATCGAAAAGTGTGGAGGCAGGGTCTTCGCGATGGATGAAGAGCCTCATGTACTACGAGTATGGGCGCCTGATCAAGATAGCCCTGGTCTAGCCATGACAAGGGCTTTTGGGGATTTCTGCTTGAAGGACTACGGTCTTAGCTCAATCCCCGAAGTTTCTTACAGAAGGCTTACAAACAATGATGAATTTGTAGTGTTGGCAACTGATGGG GTGTGGGATGTGCTAACAAACAAGGAGGTCATAACAATAGTTGCTTCAGTAAAGAAACAATCCGCAGCAGCAAAAGTTTTGGTTTATTATGCTGTTCAAGCATGGAAAAGTAGGTATCCAGGTTCCCAAGTGGATGACTGTGCAGTCATATGCTTGTTCCTCAAGGAACAGCCATTAGTATCAAAATCCTTGTATGACCAAGACCATGACCATGACCATGACTATGACATGAGCAAATGCGGAGGAAGTCAACTAGACTTTGCGGATTCTAATATATGTAGAGACAAGAAAGCAGAAGAAGGCGAGACGGTTATAAATTGCGATTTTACAATGGATAAATCGATTGAACAGAGGGActga